The genomic DNA AAAAGATATGGAGGGAAATGTTATGAATATTATTGATGAATTAACTTGGCGTGATGCCATTAACCAACAAACCAACGAAGAAAGACTTCGCGAGCTTGTTGAAGAAAAGAGTATCTCGCTTTACTGTGGTGTCGATCCAACAGGAGATTCGATGCATATTGGGCATTTGATCCCGTTCATGATGATGAAAAGATTCCAATTAGCAGGGCATCATCCATACATCCTGATTGGTGGAGGAACTGGAACGATCGGTGATCCAAGTGGACGGACAAGCGAACGTGTTTTACAAACGATGGAACAAGTCCAACATAATGTGGATGCATTATCGAACCAAATGCGCAAACTTTTTGGGAAAGATGCCAATATTACATTTGTGAACAACTATGACTGGTTATCAAATATTTCTTTATTAGAATTTTTAAGAGACTACGGAAAAAACTTCAACATCAATACGATGTTAGCGAAAGATATCGTGGCAAGTCGTTTGGAAGTCGGAATTTCATTTACCGAATTTACTTACCAAATCTTGCAATCGATCGACTTCTTGCACTTACACAGAACATACGATGTGCAATTACAGATCGGTGGAGCTGACCAATGGGGAAACATCACTGCTGGTTTAGATCTGATCCGTAAATTGGAAGGACCAGAAGCGGAAGCCTTTGGGTTGACGATCCCATTAATGCTAAAAGCAGATGGAACAAAGTTCGGAAAAACTGCCGGTGGTGCAATCTGGCTAGACCCTGAAAAAACATCCCCTTACGAATTCTACCAATTCTGGTTGAATCAAGATGATCGGGATGTTGTGAAATACTTGAAATTCTTTACTTTCTTATCACAAGAAGAAATCAATGAATTAGCGAAAAAAGTGGAGACAGAACCTGAAAAACGTGAAGCACAACGCCGTTTGGCAGAAGAAGTGACACGTTTTGTCCACAGCGAAGAAGACTTACAAGAAGCGCAAAAAATCACAGCTGCATTGTTCTCTGGAAATATCAAAGAACTAAATGCGTCAGAAATCGAACAAGGCTTTGGAAACATGCCGAATGTAGAGATTTCAAGTACCCCTGAAAATATCGTGGAACTACTTGTTTCCACAAAAATCGAGCCATCAAAACGTCAAGCGCGTGAAGATGTGTCGAACGGAGCTATAAGTATTAACGGTGATCGCGTAACCGATTTAAATTTTGTCATTGATCCAGCTACAGAATTTGATGGTAAATTCGTAGTGATCAGAAAAGGGAAAAAACGCTACTTTTTGGCCAAAGTAGTTGATTAGAATTTAGTAATTTTTTACCTTGTAAAAGGTCTATTCCATTACAAAATTCCAATTTTTGAAACTTATCCTAATAGTTACGCCGGTTGTCGTTAATACAATCATGAGGAGAGAATTTACATTTGTAAATTCCCTCCTTTTTTTAATTTTTATCAATTGTACCAACAATTCAAACAATTAAAAGCATTAAAATGAAATGAGAAAAATAGGAAAAGTGATATTTACAGAAATAAAAAACAGGTGTAATCTAAGCCTCGACAAAATTTAAAAAATTATTTTAGGAGGGTTTCTAAATGGAATCAAAGGTAAATGATTTAAATTTGAATGCACTATTCATTGGAGACAAAGCAGAGAATGGCCAAATCTATAAAGCTTTGTTAAATGAATTAGTGGACGAGCACTTAGGATGGCGTCAAAATTATATGCCACAAGATATGCCGATCATTACGCCGGAAGAAAAAAGCAGTGAAAGCTTCGCGCACACGATCAATAAAACAAAAGACGTGTTAGCTGAAATCTCTACGCGGATGCGTACACACTCTGTCCCATGGCATAATGCAGGTCGTTATTGGGGTCATATGAACTCTGAAACATTGATGCCATCATTATTAGCCTATAATTTTGCGATGCTATGGAATGGAAATAACGTCGCATATGAATCTTCTCCAGCAACAAGTCAAATGGAAGAAGAAG from Enterococcus mundtii includes the following:
- the tyrS gene encoding tyrosine--tRNA ligase, with the translated sequence MNIIDELTWRDAINQQTNEERLRELVEEKSISLYCGVDPTGDSMHIGHLIPFMMMKRFQLAGHHPYILIGGGTGTIGDPSGRTSERVLQTMEQVQHNVDALSNQMRKLFGKDANITFVNNYDWLSNISLLEFLRDYGKNFNINTMLAKDIVASRLEVGISFTEFTYQILQSIDFLHLHRTYDVQLQIGGADQWGNITAGLDLIRKLEGPEAEAFGLTIPLMLKADGTKFGKTAGGAIWLDPEKTSPYEFYQFWLNQDDRDVVKYLKFFTFLSQEEINELAKKVETEPEKREAQRRLAEEVTRFVHSEEDLQEAQKITAALFSGNIKELNASEIEQGFGNMPNVEISSTPENIVELLVSTKIEPSKRQAREDVSNGAISINGDRVTDLNFVIDPATEFDGKFVVIRKGKKRYFLAKVVD